Proteins encoded within one genomic window of Brassica rapa cultivar Chiifu-401-42 chromosome A09, CAAS_Brap_v3.01, whole genome shotgun sequence:
- the LOC103841029 gene encoding UPF0183 protein At3g51130 — protein sequence MKDYSKIGGKSTMQRTSRRLEGTAMGSTVFDLKPGVGIGPFYIGMPICDAFGKIEQDPNVYDVVHVKYYDEDPLKLDVVISFPDHGFHLRFDPSSQRLRLIEIYDVKRLQMRYGNSTIGGPSTLATFVAVYALFGPTFPGIYDKERGVYALFYPGLSFEFPIPDQYTDCCHDGEVALPLEFSDGTTPVTCRVSIYDKSSDKKVGVGKLMDRASVPPLAPGSLYMEEVHVKLGKELYFTVGGQHMPFGASPQDVWTEIGRPCGIHPKQVDQMVIHSASDLRPKTTLCGDYFYNYFTRGFDILFDGETHKAKKFVLHTNYPGHADFNSYIKCNFVISVGEGETEANRGGNKITPSTNWEQVKEVLGECGPAAIQTQGSTSNPFGSTYVYGYKDVAFEVMKNGHIATITLFQS from the exons ATGAAGGATTACTCCAAAATCGGCGGTAAATCGACGATGCAGAGAACAAGCCGACGATTGGAAGGTACCGCCATGGGCTCCACAGTCTTCGATCTCAAACCCGGCGTCGGCATCGGACCTTTCTATATCG GAATGCCAATTTGTGATGCGTTTGGGAAAATAGAGCAGGATCCTAACGTATATGATGTTGTCCATGTCAAATACTACGACGAG GATCCTCTGAAGCTGGATGTTGTTATTAGCTTTCCGGATCATGGCTTTCATCTTCGCTTTGATCCCTCGTCTCAG AGGTTGCGCCTTATTGAGATATATGATGTCAAGCGGCTCCAGATGCGTTACGGAAATTCTACGATTGG AGGTCCATCAACTCTGGCTACGTTTGTGGCTGTTTATGCACTTTTTGGACCGACCTTTCCTGGGATTTATGATAAAGAAAGAGGGGTTTACGCTCTGTTCTACCCG GGGCTATCTTTCGAGTTTCCAATTCCCGACCAGTACACGGACTGCTGCCATGATGGAGAAG TGGCGCTACCATTAGAGTTTTCAGATGGCACCACACCAGTTACATGCCGGGTGTCTATATATGACAAATCAAGTGACAAAAAAGTTGGTGTGGGAAAACTGATGGATAGAGCTTCTGTCCCTCCTTTGGCTCCTGGCAGTCTTTATATGGAAGAGGTTCACGTCAAG CTTGGGAAGGAACTATACTTTACTGTTGGAGGCCAGCATATGCCTTTTGGTGCATCACCACAG GATGTATGGACTGAAATAGGACGACCTTGTGGGATCCACCCAAAGCAG GTAGATCAAATGGTTATTCATTCCGCGTCAGATCTACGACCAAAAACAACACTTTGTGGTGATTACTTCTACAACTATTTTACTCGTGGTTTCGACATCCTGTTTGACGGCGAG ACTCACAAGGCTAAGAAGTTTGTTCTTCACACCAACTATCCTGGTCATGCTGATTTCAACTCATACATAAAGTGCAACTTCGTGATCTCTG TTGGAGAGGGTGAGACAGAAGCAAACAGAGGTGGAAACAAGATCACTCCAAGCACGAATTGGGAGCAGGTTAAG GAAGTACTCGGGGAGTGTGGACCAGCAGCGATTCAGACACAGGGCTCAACTAGCAACCCATTTGGATCGACATATGTGTATGGCTATAAGGATGTTGCTTTTGAG GTGATGAAGAACGGTCATATAGCCACCATAACTTTGTTCCAGTCATGA
- the LOC103841030 gene encoding protein CHAPERONE-LIKE PROTEIN OF POR1, chloroplastic, whose protein sequence is MMTASGLTVTPPRFHFRWRTSQRTSQPFTLIAKLNRLDASASPLLQRACLALPTQRNNAMIPRAMSSSFGDVADDSTAVFPRINVKDPYKRLGISRMASEDEIQGARNFLMQQYSGHKPSVDAIESAHDKIIMQKFHERKNPKIDITKKVREVRQSKAVNFVFERFQTPATAFLVKTAVTFAVLGALTVLFPTEEGPTLQVLLSVIATFYFIHQRLKKKFWSFLYGSGSFIFSWLIGTFLMVSVIPPFIKGPRGFEVMSSLLSYVLLWVSSSYLR, encoded by the exons ATGATGACTGCGTCTGGGCTAACCGTAACTCCGCCCAGGTTTCACTTTCGCTGGCGTACATCTCAGAGAACCTCTCAACCTTTTACTCTTATTGCCAAACTGAATCGTCTAGATGCATcagcttctcctcttcttcaaAG GGCTTGTTTGGCACTTCCTACACAAAGAAACAATGCTATGATTCCCCGTGCCATGAGTTCTTCCTTTGGTGACGTGGCAGATGATTCaactg CTGTGTTCCCTCGGATCAATGTCAAAGATCCATACAAGCGGCTTGGGATAAGCCGGATGGCCTCAGAGGATGAGATTCAAGGCGCCAGGAACTTTCTTATGCAGCAGTACTCTGGTCACAAACCCAGTGTTGACGCTATCGAATCAGCTCATGACAAGATCATCATGCAGAAGTTTCATGAGAGGAAGAACCCCAAGATCGACATAACGAAGAAGGTCCGGGAAGTGAGACAGTCCAAAGCTGTGAACTTTGTTTTCGAGAGGTTCCAAACTCCTGCCACTGCTTTCCTTGTCAAAACGGCAGTCACCTTTGCAGTTCTCGGTGCTCTTACGGTTCTGTTCCCGACAGAAGAAGGACCCACTCTGCAGGTTTTGTTATCGGTGATAGCTACGTTTTACTTCATCCACCAGAGGCTGAAGAAGAAGTTCTGGTCTTTCCTTTACGG GAGTGGATCTTTCATCTTCTCGTGGCTGATTGGGACTTTCTTGATGGTATCTGTGATCCCACCCTTCATCAAAGGACCAAGAGGTTTTGAAGTCATGTCTTCGCTCTTAAGCTATGTTTTGCTTTGGGTGTCTTCGAGCTACCTTAGGTAG